A window of the Gossypium arboreum isolate Shixiya-1 chromosome 2, ASM2569848v2, whole genome shotgun sequence genome harbors these coding sequences:
- the LOC108467161 gene encoding probable glucan 1,3-beta-glucosidase A has protein sequence MELVFSKWVFLFSLCCWLIFSVAVAVEGVHGGSKVRGVNLGGWLVIEGWIKPSLFDGIPNGDMLDGTQVQFKSVTLQKYVSAENGGGMDISVDRDDASSWETFTLWRVSELEFQFRTTQGQFLTCYGNGCSVSATANSASSTETFQIERNNNGKVHIKIKSGTYLQATMDNQLTADYPGTPGWDDNAATFEMTIVANNLHGDYQLANGYGHNKAKQVLEKHRNTFLNVGDFEFLYRHGINTVRIPVGWWIAYDPDPPAPFIGGTLEALDNAFSWAEDYSIKCIIDLHAAPGSQNGMEHSASRDGTTGWPTSSGYISQTLHVIDFLASRYAKHPAFLGIELLNEPSAAEVPLDTLVSYYKQGYEVVRKYSPSAYVIICQRIGSADPLELYQADIGSHNLVVDLHYYNLFDTFFVNLSAIDNIQFIYKSREAQLQALNGANGPLVFIGEWVNEWNVTSGSQSEYQDFGRAQLEVYNAASFGWAYWTLKNDRKHWDFEWNIRNNYLRLSSSEKKVFNSLRWLLLASICFYQCQILELVENWI, from the exons ATGGAACTTGTCTTTAGCAAATgggtatttttattttcactctGTTGTTGGCTAATCTTCTCTGTAGCAGTTGCAG TGGAGGGAGTGCATGGAGGTTCTAAAGTGAGAGGGGTGAACTTAGGAGGGTGGTTGGTTATAGAAGGTTGGATCAAACCTTCTCTATTTGATGGCATTCCCAATGGAGACATGCTT GATGGAACACAGGTTCAATTCAAGTCGGTGACGTTGCAGAAATATGTTTCTGCCGAGAATGGAGGTGGGATGGACATTTCAGTTGATAGAGATGATGCATCTTCATGGGAAACCTTTACG TTATGGAGAGTTTCTGAATTGGAATTTCAGTTCCGCACCACACAAGGTCAATTCCTTACATGTTATGGTAATGGATGCTCTGTATCTGCAACAGCAAACTCAGCTTCTTCAACTGAAACATTTCAAATTGAAAGAAATAATAACGGTAAAGTTCATATCAAAATAAAGAGTGGAACCTATCTGCAG GCCACCATGGATAATCAGCTGACAGCAGATTATCCAGGAACCCCAGGATGGGATGATAATGCAGCCACATTTGAAATGACAATTGTAGCTAATAACTTGCATGGAGATTATCAGCTTGCAAATGGATATGGACATAATAAGGCAAAACAGGTTCTTGAG AAGCACAGAAATACTTTTCTTAACGTAGGGGATTTTGAATTTCTATATAGACATGGAATAAATACTGTAAGGATCCCTGTTGGTTGGTGGATTGCTTACGATCCTGATCCTCCAGCCCCATTCATTGGAGGGACATTAGAAGCTCTTGATAATGCATTCTCATGGGCAGa AGACTATAGCATAAAGTGCATCATTGACCTTCATGCAGCACCTGGCTCCCAAAATGGAATGGAACATAGTGCTAGTCGAGATGGCACAACAGGCTGGCCTACATCCTCTGGTTACATTTCACAGACATTGCATGTTATAGATTTTCTAGCTTCCAG GTATGCAAAACATCCTGCCTTCCTGGGAATCGAGCTATTAAACGAACCCTCTGCTGCAGAAGTTCCATTGGACACGTTAGTTTCATATTACAAACAAGGCTATGAAGTGGTGCGGAAATACTCTCCATCAGCGTATGTGATAATTTGCCAAAGAATTGGCAGTGCAGATCCACTGGAACTTTATCAAGCTGATATAGGCTCACACAACCTAGTTGTGGATTTGCATTACTACAATCTCTTTGATACTTTCTTTGTTAACTTGAGTGCTATAGATAATATCCAATTCATATATAAGAGCAGGGAAGCTCAGCTACAAGCTTTGAATGGTGCCAATGGTCCCCTCGTTTTTATCG GTGAGTGGGTGAATGAGTGGAATGTTACAAGTGGATCTCAATCAGAGTATCAAGACTTTGGTAGGGCACAGTTAGAGGTGTATAATGCAGCTTCCTTTGGGTGGGCTTATTGGACACTCAAAAATGATAGAAAGCACTGGGATTTTGAATGGAACATTAGGAACAATTATCTCCGATTAA GTAGTTCAGAGAAGAAAGTTTTCAATAGCCTAAGATGGCTTTTACTTGCATCGATTTGCTTCTATCAGTGTCAAATATTGGAGTTGGTTGAGAACTGGATATGA